From the genome of Triticum aestivum cultivar Chinese Spring chromosome 3B, IWGSC CS RefSeq v2.1, whole genome shotgun sequence, one region includes:
- the LOC123072868 gene encoding pectin acetylesterase 5-like, whose amino-acid sequence MAATTKPLLHPEPEERQHGSAANSARRLAVASAVLIVLLMAAFVHLRTRLFLSPPEPVEVELTLVDGAREKGAVCLDGTPAGYHLQRGSGTGSSSWLIHLQGAGWCGTVKECSDRKMSMFGSSNFMKPIPFAGAGILDNDQQLNPDFYNWNKVYVRNCDGASFSGDAEGQAQDGTTLYFKGLHIYEAVIDELMEKGLSNATKALLTGCSAGGLATMLHCDDFNERFPREDSVKCLADAGFFLDVMDISGERSFRSYYDGLLHLQNVQKVLPKDCLAKKDPTQCFLSAELIKSINTPMFILNSGYDSWQIRNVLVPDPSDPDKSWLSCKDDMSNCCSTQVEVFDGFMDTMVDALKVVEDKEDWGLFIDSCFTHCQSIFGLSWNSAISPRLGNKTIAEVVGDWYHGRSQGVKEIDCEYPCNPTCNSLLPT is encoded by the exons ATGGCTGCGACAACCAAGCCTCTCCTCCACCCGGAGCCGGAGGAGCGCCAGCATGGCTCCGCAGCAAACTCTGCCCGGAGACTCGCCGTCGCTTCGGCCGTTCTGATAGTGCTGTTGATGGCAGCCTTTGTCCATCTCCGCACAAGGCTATTCCTCTCGCCGCCGGAGCCAGTCGAGGTCGAGCTGACCCTCGTCGACGGCGCCAGGGAGAAGGGAGCAG TGTGTTTGGACGGAACCCCAGCGGGGTACCACCTGCAGAGAGGCTCCGGCACAGGATCCAGCAGCTGGCTCATCCATCTACAG GGAGCAGGCTGGTGCGGCACAGTAAAGGAATGTTCCGATCGCAAAATGTCCATGTTCGGTTCATCTAACTTCATGAAACCAATACCGTTTGCTGGTGCTGGGATCCTTGACAATGATCAGCAACTGAATCCTG ATTTTTACAACTGGAACAAAGTCTATGTACGGAATTGCGATGGGGCGTCATTTTCTGGTGATGCGGAAGGTCAAGCACAG GACGGAACCACCCTTTACTTCAAAGGATTGCACATCTATGAAGCAGTTATTGATGAACTCATGGAAAAAGGACTCTCCAATGCTACGAAG GCCCTCCTTACAGGCTGTTCTGCTGGTGGTCTAGCCACGATGTTGCATTGCGATGATTTTAATGAAAGGTTTCCTCGGGAGGATTCAGTTAAATGCCTTGCAGACGCTGGGTTTTTTCTTGACGT AATGGATATATCAGGGGAAAGGTCCTTTCGCTCTTACTATGATGGACTTCTTCACCTCCAG AATGTTCAAAAAGTGTTACCCAAGGACTGTCTTGCCAAAAAGGACCCAACTCAG TGTTTTCTCTCCGCAGAGCTTATTAAGAGCATCAACACCCCTATGTTCATTCTCAACTCTGGATATGATTCATGGCAG ATACGAAATGTTCTTGTACCAGATCCATCAGATCCTGATAAGTCGTGGTTGAGTTGCAAGGATGACATGAGTAACTGCTGTTCCACACAAGTTGAAGTGTTTGATG GATTCATGGACACGATGGTGGATGCTTTGAAGGTTGTTGAAGACAAGGAGGACTGGGGATTGTTCATCGATTCATGCTTCACTCACTGTCAATCCATATTTGGCCTCTCTTGGAATTCAGCGATCTCCCCAAGGCTAGGAAATAAG ACCATAGCAGAGGTTGTTGGAGATTGGTACCATGGAAGGAGCCAAGGAGTAAAAGAGATTGACTGCGAGTATCCATGCAACCCAACATGCAACAGTTTGTTGCCGACATGA